The sequence TATTTTAAATATACACTAATTCATAAGTTCTTACTTTTAGTAGAATGGGGAAATAATGCCATGCCAAATATCAAGGAAAAAGCAATCCGAATTATATTATTTTTTATTTTAGGAATCTTTTCTGGATTCCTGGCAAAATATGTTGATACTATACCTTCTAATGGTGCAATTGGCAGTTTAATTAACATAATTAGCAATATAAGTTCCAGAATTGGAATATGGGTTTTTATTGCCACTATTATTGCTGCATGGAGCAGAACACCCAGAGCAGGGGCAATTCATGTTTTTACCTTTTTTGCGGGAATGCTTCTGGCTTATTACATATATTCAATGAAGTTATTTAACTTCTTTCCAGTATATTATTTTGTTCGTTGGGGAT comes from Calorimonas adulescens and encodes:
- a CDS encoding DUF6518 family protein, producing YFKYTLIHKFLLLVEWGNNAMPNIKEKAIRIILFFILGIFSGFLAKYVDTIPSNGAIGSLINIISNISSRIGIWVFIATIIAAWSRTPRAGAIHVFTFFAGMLLAYYIYSMKLFNFFPVYYFVRWGLIALISPMAAYAVWFSRGSGWFAALCAALPIGLLVSEGYNFLYTFSPVSGFYLIAAIILFCILPKNKYQYLKVLIFTILTSVLLSKFDVLSYIIGGL